The Deferrivibrio essentukiensis genome segment CGGCAGCCATTTTTTTAGTCCCATTTGGCAAGATTGCTGACATTTACGGCAGAAAAAAATTATTTTTGATTGGGATAGCTACTTATACAATATCCACTATTTTAATCGGACTATCTCACTCTATATCCACACTTTTAACCTTCAGAGTTATTCAGGGAATTGGCAGCTCTATGGTATTTAGCACAAATATTGCAATTATCACATCCGTTTTCCCTTTGGGTGAAAGGGGGAAAGCACTTGGTATAAATGTTTCAGCTGTTTACGTAGGGTTGTCACTCGGCCCTGTGTTAGGTGGGGTATTGACCCAGCATTTCGGTTGGAGAAGCTTATTCCTCTTTCAGATTCCATTTTGCATACTTATAATTTTTCTTACTTTTAGTAAATTAAAAGGGGAATGGGCAGAGTCAAAGGGTGAAAAGATTGATACAATTGGTGCAACCCTTTACGTGCTTTTTATCGCCTGCATAATGTATGGTTTGACGGTTATTACAAATGCAAAATCCATACTTTTTATAATATCGGCAATGATATTATTTATTATGTTAGTCCAGATAGAAAAAAGGGCTCAACATCCAATAATTGATTTTAATATTTTTAAAACAAATATCACATTTACATTTTCAAATGCAGCAGCATTTATAAACTACTCTTCCACTTTTGCGGTAAGCTTCTTATTAAGTTTGTACCTTCACTATATTAAAGGGTTAAGTGTTCAAAATGTTGGGATGATTTTGCTATTTCAACCCTTAATGATGGCTATATTCTCACCTATTGCAGGGAGGCTTTCCGATAAAATAGAGCCAAGAATAATTGCATCAATCGGCATGGGACTTATGTCTGTAAGCCTTTTTATTTTTTCTACGATAAATTTTCAGTCAAGTATTCAGATTATTGTTTTCACTTTGGCACTTCTTGGCCTTGGGTTTGCTCTATTTTCATCCCCTAATGCCAATGCAATAATGAGCTCAGTAAAAAAGAAAGATTACGGCATCGCCTCTGCACTGCTTGGCACGATGCGGCTTACCGGGCAGATGTTTAGCATGGCTATAGTTATGGTAGTATTCACTTTGATTATAGGCAAAGTAAGAATCACACCGGAATATTATGACGGCTTTGTTTCAAGTACCAAAATATTATTCTTAATTTTCGGATTTTTAAATTTTATAGGCATCTTTGCCTCAATTACCCGGGGGGATATAAAAAATATCAACAGATCTTAAATTTACAATTTTACAATTTAAACTTACAATTAACCTTTTTATAAAACTATTTCCCTTTAATATATAAATCCGATTAGCCATAATGGGATTTTTCTGTCATAACCAACTTCAATGTC includes the following:
- a CDS encoding MFS transporter — its product is MLVQIEKRAQHPIIDFNIFKTNITFTFSNAAAFINYSSTFAVSFLLSLYLHYIKGLSVQNVGMILLFQPLMMAIFSPIAGRLSDKIEPRIIASIGMGLMSVSLFIFSTINFQSSIQIIVFTLALLGLGFALFSSPNANAIMSSVKKKDYGIASALLGTMRLTGQMFSMAIVMVVFTLIIGKVRITPEYYDGFVSSTKILFLIFGFLNFIGIFASITRGDIKNINRS